A single Struthio camelus isolate bStrCam1 chromosome 8, bStrCam1.hap1, whole genome shotgun sequence DNA region contains:
- the CYB5RL gene encoding NADH-cytochrome b5 reductase-like, which translates to MSGNEDDWLALKPREPSPAQCCGSGCKPCIYDVYEKELAQWERAKAKQDKSLLTEKKGQSNNSELNPDTFTAFSVSSVEQLTEDTYQYKFELPGNSSLRLSLGQHIVLRGVVNGLEVQRAYTPISPGNAEGYFEVLIKCYEAGLMSQYIKTWKKGDVVFWRGPFGGFPYRPNKYGELLMLAAGTGLAPMLPILQSITENEEDETFVTLVGCFRSFGNIYLKPLLQDLARYWNIRMFYILSQESSLEKLPWSYQENTYIGRLNEDLMKTIINSCRRKPFVLLCGSSAFNEDMSRYLKAAGLEENSCFVF; encoded by the exons ATGAGTGGGAATGAGGACGACTGGCTGGCTCTCAAGCCCCGGGAACCGTCCCCGGCTCAGTGCTGCGGCAGCGGCTGCAAGCCCTGCATCTACGATGTGTATGAGAAAGAGCTTGCACAATGGGAACGggccaaagcaaagcaggacAAAAGCCTCCTGACGGAAAAGAAGGGACAG AGCAATAATTCAGAACTAAATCCAGATACATTTACTGCATTCAGTGTAAGCTCAGTGGAGCAGCTAACAGAGGACACCTACCAGTACAAATTTGAATTACCGGGAAATAGCAGTCTACGATTGAGTTTAGGACAACACATCGTGTTAAG aggaGTGGTGAATGGTTTGGAAGTCCAGAGAGCCTATACTCCAATTAGCCCAGGGAATGCAGAAGGTTACTTTGAAGTTTTAATAAAA TGCTATGAAGCTGGGCTAATGTCGCAATACATAAAAACCTGGAAAAAAGGAGACGTGGTCTTTTGGCGTGGGCCGTTTGGAGGGTTCCCATATCGACCTAATAAG TATGGAGAGCTGCTCATGCTGGCTGCTGGTACCGGCCTCGCACCAATGCTTCCCATCCTCCAGTCCATAACGGAAAATGAAGAGGATGAAACCTTTGTAACTCTTGTTGGTTGCTTCCGTTCATTTGGAAACATTTACTTGAAACCTCTTCTCCAAGATCTGGCTCGATACTGGAACATCAGAATGTTTTACATCCTAAGCCAG GAAAGTTCACTGGAAAAACTTCCTTGGAGCTATCAGGAAAACACGTACATTGGTCGTCTAAATGAAGACTTGATGAAGACAATAATAAATTCCTGTCGAAGAAAGCCATTTGTATTACTGTGTGGCTCCTCTGCATTCAATGAAGATATGAGTAGATATTTGAAAGCGGCAGGACTGGAAGAAAATTCCTGTTTTGTCTTTTAG